A section of the Microtus ochrogaster isolate Prairie Vole_2 unplaced genomic scaffold, MicOch1.0 UNK69, whole genome shotgun sequence genome encodes:
- the Tctex1d4 gene encoding tctex1 domain-containing protein 4 has protein sequence MAGRTLQSGHLEEDTTKDLALKLPPGKSGGHLASIDETRPVGPGPASRRGSLLSLHPSFSRRNSLAGPLVGLGGRRPSLGLMPPLGSRVSFSGLPIMPARRMAPSYRTEPALGERWEAASAQRVLEATLDAGLSNVFYSGTEAGKLAKALCEQIRIRVRELSLPRYKLVCSVVLGPRERQGVHVASRALWDAVHDGLASATFTNTSLFAVATVHAVYWE, from the coding sequence ATGGCTGGCAGGACTCTGCAATCAGGACACCTGGAAGAGGATACTACCAAAGACCTGGCTCTGAAATTACCACCAGGGAAGTCTGGAGGTCACCTGGCCAGCATTGATGAGACCCGACCTGTAGGCCCAGGCCCAGCCTCCCGTCGCGGCTCCCTGCTGAGCCTACACCCATCCTTTTCACGCCGCAACTCACTGGCAGGACCCCTAGTAGGTCTTGGAGGTCGACGACCATCCCTGGGCCTGATGCCCCCTTTAGGTTCACGAGTTAGTTTTTCTGGGTTACCCATCATGCCTGCCCGTCGGATGGCACCCTCATACCGCACCGAACCAGCACTAGGTGAGCGTTGGGAAGCTGCAAGCGCTCAGCGTGTCCTGGAGGCAACACTGGATGCAGGGCTTAGCAATGTGTTCTACTCGGGTACCGAGGCGGGGAAACTGGCAAAGGCGCTGTGTGAACAGATCCGCATACGTGTGCGGGAGCTCAGCCTACCCCGCTACAAACTGGTGTGCAGTGTGGTGCTGGGACCACGCGAGAGACAGGGCGTGCATGTGGCCAGCCGGGCACTCTGGGACGCAGTACATGATGGACTGGCCTCTGCCACTTTCACCAACACTTCACTGTTCGCCGTGGCTACTGTCCACGCAGTTTACTGGGAATGA